In the Ramlibacter tataouinensis TTB310 genome, one interval contains:
- a CDS encoding FG-GAP repeat domain-containing protein: MLARAPAWTCRLGAICCCWLLGSPLAAASSFTAIQVAGGDEARANCTGSPVAAAAAAGQQPTFSELLPGSLPVAGKRDIAWIWLGSSTQRYTHAALGSGTHAASLHAITRGQNGRELVLELPPERVIEDRLPRLADLDGDGQDEAIVVESHASRGAALVVYAIDRSGSQQRWLERARSEPVGAMRWLNPVGVADFDGDGHSEIASVSTPHIGGVLTLYRYAPPHLRTVARMGGVSNHRMGSPEQRLSAIVRGPRGPLVVVPDQAFARLLLLQWRAGQGWREAAAPVGLPAPVERMRERGEAVCVELRGGAWLRINAR; encoded by the coding sequence ATGCTTGCGCGTGCTCCGGCCTGGACCTGCCGCCTGGGGGCGATCTGCTGCTGCTGGCTGCTCGGCAGCCCGCTCGCGGCGGCGTCCTCGTTCACCGCGATACAGGTCGCAGGTGGCGACGAGGCTCGGGCGAACTGCACCGGGTCCCCGGTGGCCGCTGCGGCGGCTGCGGGACAGCAGCCGACCTTCAGCGAGTTGCTGCCCGGCAGCCTGCCGGTGGCAGGCAAGCGCGACATCGCCTGGATCTGGCTTGGCTCATCCACACAGCGGTATACGCACGCGGCGCTGGGCAGCGGCACCCACGCAGCGAGCCTGCATGCGATCACCCGCGGTCAGAACGGGCGCGAGCTTGTCCTGGAGCTGCCGCCGGAGCGCGTGATCGAGGACCGGCTGCCGCGCCTCGCCGACCTGGACGGCGACGGGCAGGATGAGGCGATCGTCGTGGAGTCGCACGCGAGCCGTGGCGCGGCGCTCGTGGTGTACGCCATTGACCGCAGCGGCAGCCAGCAGCGCTGGCTCGAGCGTGCCCGCAGCGAGCCCGTCGGTGCCATGCGCTGGCTCAACCCGGTGGGCGTTGCCGATTTCGACGGCGACGGGCATTCCGAAATCGCTAGTGTTTCGACGCCGCACATCGGAGGCGTGCTCACGCTGTACCGCTACGCGCCGCCGCACTTGCGTACCGTCGCCCGCATGGGCGGGGTCTCCAACCACCGCATGGGCTCGCCCGAGCAGCGCCTGTCGGCGATCGTCCGCGGCCCGCGCGGGCCGCTCGTGGTGGTGCCGGACCAGGCGTTTGCACGCCTGCTGCTGCTGCAGTGGCGGGCCGGCCAAGGCTGGCGCGAGGCAGCCGCCCCGGTAGGCCTGCCCGCCCCGGTGGAGCGGATGCGCGAGCGCGGCGAGGCTGTCTGTGTCGAGCTGCGCGGCGGTGCATGGCTGAGGATCAACGCCCGTTAG
- a CDS encoding hybrid sensor histidine kinase/response regulator — MNTEQIQRFVKNAPDLLLVVRPDEGFCIVGASEEYLRATHTDRGIFGRPVFEVFPDNPATVDARSTQNLRASFEKVLATRQTDAMPTQRYDVRRPAAAGGEFEERFWTVINAPVLSEDGEVQYILHRIEEASAKAKRDAVAILESITEGFFTLDRKWRFDYVNREAHRILGRERGSLEGRTLWTEYPGLEGTIFERMYRRTMHEREMSSFTAFYAGHDRWYEVTTFPAHEGISVYFRDATEPKRLQAERERLIAASETQRRIYETALNSTPDFVYVFDLDHRAIYANEALLKVWGVDDVRGKRWMDLGYEQWHADRHDAEIDEVIRTRAPVRGEIPFTGTNGTRVYDYIFAPVLGPGGEVVAIAGTTRDVTDRQAAEQALREQAARLAESDRAKDEFLATLSHELRNPLAPLRNSLALLRRVDGANPKTERIQVIMERQLNHMVRLVDDLLEISRISRGALSLRKEPVEVSTIVHNALETSEPLIQAAGHRLALELAAAPLWVEGDPVRLAQIVANLLNNAAKYSHEGGHITVRSWAEDGHAVVSLRDTGLGIEPEALPRMFEMFSRGHRDSGRPQGGLGIGLALSRRLAQMHGGTLEGYSEGLGKGSEFVLRLPLAQHERHAAPGPAASGPQDLDRITVLVVDDNHDAGDSLGEILGYLGADVRIARGGREALQVFADFQPRVVLLDIGMPEMNGYEVAQAIRAGFPDSPATLVALTGWGQDSDRRRAQDAGFDHHLVKPADIDGLQALLRSIRDTV, encoded by the coding sequence ATGAACACCGAGCAGATCCAACGGTTCGTCAAGAACGCGCCCGACCTGTTGCTCGTCGTCCGTCCCGACGAAGGGTTCTGCATCGTGGGCGCCAGCGAAGAGTACCTGCGGGCCACCCACACCGACCGCGGCATCTTCGGCCGGCCGGTCTTCGAGGTGTTCCCGGACAACCCGGCCACCGTGGACGCCCGTTCGACGCAGAACCTCCGGGCCTCGTTCGAGAAGGTCCTGGCCACGCGCCAGACCGACGCCATGCCCACGCAGAGATACGACGTGCGCCGGCCGGCCGCGGCCGGCGGCGAGTTCGAGGAGCGCTTCTGGACCGTGATCAACGCGCCCGTCTTGTCGGAGGACGGCGAGGTCCAGTACATCCTGCACCGCATCGAGGAGGCCTCGGCCAAGGCCAAGCGCGACGCGGTGGCGATCCTGGAGAGCATCACCGAGGGCTTCTTCACGCTGGACCGGAAATGGCGGTTCGACTACGTGAACCGCGAAGCCCACCGGATCCTGGGGCGCGAGCGCGGCTCGCTGGAGGGCAGGACCCTGTGGACCGAGTACCCGGGGCTGGAAGGGACGATCTTCGAGCGGATGTACCGCCGCACCATGCACGAGCGGGAGATGTCCAGCTTCACCGCCTTCTATGCCGGGCACGACCGCTGGTACGAGGTGACCACCTTCCCCGCCCACGAGGGCATCTCGGTGTACTTCCGCGACGCCACCGAGCCCAAGCGGCTGCAGGCCGAGCGGGAGCGGCTGATCGCCGCGTCCGAGACCCAGCGGCGCATCTACGAGACCGCGCTGAACAGCACGCCGGACTTCGTCTACGTGTTCGACCTGGACCACCGCGCCATCTACGCCAACGAGGCGCTGCTCAAGGTCTGGGGCGTGGACGACGTGCGCGGCAAGCGCTGGATGGACCTGGGCTACGAGCAGTGGCACGCGGACAGGCACGACGCCGAGATCGACGAGGTGATCCGCACCCGCGCGCCGGTGCGCGGCGAGATCCCTTTCACCGGCACCAACGGCACGCGGGTCTACGACTACATCTTCGCGCCGGTGCTGGGGCCCGGCGGCGAGGTGGTGGCCATCGCCGGCACCACGCGCGACGTCACCGACCGCCAGGCCGCCGAGCAGGCCTTGCGTGAGCAGGCGGCCCGCCTGGCCGAGTCGGACCGGGCCAAGGACGAGTTCCTGGCGACGCTGTCCCACGAGCTGAGGAACCCGCTGGCGCCCCTGCGCAACTCGCTGGCCCTGCTGCGGCGCGTCGACGGCGCCAACCCCAAGACCGAGCGCATCCAGGTGATCATGGAGCGCCAGCTCAACCACATGGTGCGCCTGGTCGACGACCTGCTGGAGATCTCGCGCATCAGCCGCGGCGCGCTGTCGCTGCGCAAGGAGCCGGTGGAGGTCTCCACCATCGTCCACAACGCCTTGGAAACCAGCGAACCCCTGATCCAGGCGGCCGGGCACCGGCTGGCGCTCGAGCTCGCGGCGGCCCCGCTCTGGGTGGAAGGCGATCCCGTCCGGCTGGCGCAGATCGTGGCCAACCTGCTGAACAACGCGGCCAAGTACAGCCATGAAGGCGGGCACATCACGGTGCGCAGCTGGGCCGAGGATGGCCACGCGGTGGTCAGCCTGCGCGACACCGGCCTGGGCATCGAGCCCGAGGCGCTGCCGCGCATGTTCGAGATGTTCAGCCGGGGGCACCGCGACAGCGGCCGGCCCCAGGGCGGGCTGGGCATCGGGCTGGCCCTGTCGCGCCGGCTGGCGCAGATGCACGGCGGCACGCTCGAGGGCTACAGCGAAGGACTGGGCAAGGGCAGCGAGTTCGTGCTGCGCCTGCCGCTGGCGCAGCACGAGCGGCACGCCGCGCCCGGGCCGGCGGCTTCCGGCCCGCAGGACCTGGACCGCATCACGGTGCTGGTGGTGGACGACAACCACGACGCGGGCGACAGCCTGGGCGAAATCCTCGGCTACCTGGGCGCCGACGTGCGCATCGCCCGCGGCGGGCGCGAGGCGCTGCAGGTCTTCGCCGATTTCCAGCCGCGCGTCGTGCTGCTGGACATCGGCATGCCGGAGATGAACGGCTACGAGGTGGCCCAGGCCATCCGGGCCGGCTTTCCGGACAGCCCGGCCACGCTGGTGGCGCTGACGGGCTGGGGGCAGGACAGCGACCGGCGGCGGGCGCAGGACGCCGGGTTCGACCACCACCTGGTCAAGCCGGCCGATATCGACGGGCTGCAGGCGCTGCTGCGGTCGATCCGCGATACCGTCTAA